One Proteiniborus ethanoligenes genomic window carries:
- the citF gene encoding citrate lyase subunit alpha: MRNILGREIPEYIQGYGEVEPFKGAFASLGQVVKKPVKLESAVPKQEKLLDSIRDALQKCNIKDGMTVSFHHHLRNGDYVLNMVLEEISKMGLKDIKVAASSIFPIHEPLVEYIKTGVVTGIYANYISGPVAEAISRGQLKNPAIMHTHGGRARAIEAGDVEIDIAFIAAPTCDTYGNINGVEGKSACGALGYAVPDAQYAEKTVAITDNLIPYPACPIEISQEYVDYVVEVESIGDIKGIVSGTTKITKDPVGLRIAKMTSELIQISGLLKDGFSFQTGAGGTSLAVAAYVKELMQKNNVKGSFAAGGITGYMVEMFEEGLFDALFDVQCFDLKAVKSYRDNKKHQKMSASMYGNPHNKGAVVNNLDVMILGATEIDVDFNVNVTTGSNGMIMGGSGGHSDTAAGAKLAIVVTQLIKGRLPIVVDRVTTVTTPGETIDVLVTERGIAINPSRKDLIQKLEKTNLPIMSIEALKNMAEEMTGVPEKVELYDEVVAVIEYRDGTVIDVVRKIKD; this comes from the coding sequence ATGAGGAATATACTTGGAAGAGAAATCCCTGAATACATTCAAGGGTATGGAGAAGTGGAACCATTTAAAGGCGCTTTTGCATCCTTAGGGCAAGTAGTAAAAAAACCTGTAAAACTTGAAAGTGCTGTTCCAAAACAAGAAAAACTATTGGATTCTATTAGAGATGCTCTTCAGAAATGTAACATTAAGGATGGTATGACAGTTTCTTTCCATCATCATTTGAGAAATGGTGATTATGTGCTAAATATGGTCTTAGAGGAAATATCTAAAATGGGTCTTAAAGATATAAAAGTGGCAGCCAGTTCTATTTTTCCAATACATGAGCCTCTTGTGGAATATATTAAAACTGGTGTAGTTACGGGAATTTATGCAAACTATATTTCAGGACCTGTAGCAGAGGCTATTTCAAGAGGCCAATTAAAAAATCCAGCTATTATGCATACCCATGGAGGTAGAGCAAGAGCCATTGAAGCTGGAGACGTTGAAATAGATATAGCTTTTATTGCGGCTCCTACCTGTGATACTTATGGCAATATTAACGGTGTAGAAGGTAAATCAGCCTGTGGGGCTTTAGGCTATGCAGTTCCAGATGCTCAATATGCAGAAAAAACAGTGGCTATAACAGATAATCTTATACCATACCCTGCATGTCCTATTGAGATTAGTCAAGAGTATGTAGATTATGTTGTTGAAGTAGAAAGCATCGGTGATATAAAGGGGATTGTATCAGGTACTACAAAAATAACTAAGGATCCAGTAGGACTTAGAATAGCTAAAATGACTTCGGAACTTATCCAGATATCAGGGCTTTTAAAGGATGGATTTTCATTTCAAACTGGAGCAGGAGGTACATCCTTAGCAGTGGCTGCTTATGTAAAAGAATTGATGCAGAAAAATAATGTAAAAGGAAGCTTTGCAGCTGGAGGAATTACAGGATACATGGTTGAAATGTTTGAAGAAGGATTATTCGATGCACTTTTTGATGTACAATGCTTTGATTTAAAGGCAGTAAAGTCCTATAGAGATAATAAAAAGCATCAGAAAATGTCTGCATCTATGTATGGGAATCCTCACAATAAAGGTGCAGTAGTAAATAATCTTGATGTTATGATTTTAGGGGCAACTGAGATAGATGTAGATTTCAATGTCAATGTAACAACAGGGTCAAACGGCATGATTATGGGAGGTTCTGGAGGTCACAGCGATACAGCTGCTGGAGCAAAGCTAGCTATTGTGGTTACACAGCTTATAAAGGGAAGGCTTCCTATTGTAGTTGACCGTGTTACAACTGTTACTACTCCAGGAGAGACTATCGATGTGCTGGTTACAGAAAGAGGCATAGCAATCAATCCTTCAAGGAAGGATTTGATACAAAAATTAGAAAAGACTAACCTACCAATTATGTCTATTGAAGCTCTAAAAAATATGGCTGAGGAAATGACAGGGGTTCCAGAAAAAGTAGAGCTATATGACGAAGTAGTAGCTGTTATTGAATATAGAGATGGTACTGTCATAGATGTTGTAAGAAAGATAAAGGATTGA
- a CDS encoding HpcH/HpaI aldolase/citrate lyase family protein, whose protein sequence is MERPRRTMLFIPGNNPNMIQNAGILGADSIILDLEDAVSITEKDAARLLVKNALEDLDFYGTEIVVRINPLSSDFGIKDIEEIARVQPDALMVTKATEEDVQKSCEMLTKIEKEQGFELGNIKLFPLIETAYGLENVYNIIKSSERVIGVLLGAEDLTADLGVKRTAGGKEIFYARSKIAVTCKACRIDAIDTPFADMNDREGFIKDIFTAKSLGMTGKAAINPRQIDTIHEIFAPSEDEIKYAQAVINAMKEAEKQGKGVFSLDGKMVDAPIIMRAQNVLKKAKLAGLV, encoded by the coding sequence GTGGAGAGACCTAGAAGAACTATGCTTTTTATTCCAGGAAACAATCCAAACATGATACAAAATGCAGGGATTCTCGGGGCGGATAGTATTATATTAGATCTTGAGGATGCTGTAAGTATTACAGAAAAAGATGCTGCAAGATTATTAGTTAAAAATGCTCTAGAAGATTTAGATTTTTATGGTACTGAAATAGTTGTAAGAATTAATCCACTTTCATCTGATTTTGGTATTAAAGATATTGAGGAAATAGCTAGAGTGCAGCCAGATGCTCTAATGGTAACTAAAGCAACAGAAGAAGATGTGCAAAAATCCTGTGAAATGCTTACTAAGATTGAAAAAGAACAGGGATTTGAATTAGGGAATATCAAGCTTTTTCCTTTAATTGAAACAGCATATGGTCTTGAGAATGTATATAATATAATCAAGTCTTCTGAAAGAGTAATAGGAGTATTATTAGGAGCAGAGGATTTAACCGCAGATCTTGGAGTGAAAAGAACAGCAGGAGGCAAAGAAATATTTTATGCAAGAAGCAAGATAGCTGTCACATGTAAGGCTTGTAGAATAGATGCCATAGACACGCCCTTTGCTGATATGAATGATAGGGAAGGATTTATAAAAGATATCTTTACTGCAAAATCCCTAGGTATGACTGGAAAGGCTGCAATAAATCCAAGACAAATAGATACAATCCATGAAATCTTTGCACCTTCTGAAGATGAAATAAAGTATGCTCAGGCTGTGATTAACGCCATGAAAGAAGCAGAAAAACAAGGTAAGGGCGTATTTTCATTAGATGGAAAAATGGTCGATGCACCAATTATTATGAGAGCTCAGAATGTACTAAAAAAAGCAAAGCTTGCAGGCTTGGTGTAA
- the citG gene encoding triphosphoribosyl-dephospho-CoA synthase CitG, whose product MSINYGFCEYISEIAIKSMLLEVAATPKPGLVDRNNSGAHKDMDFYTFMESSASQVYTFYNCALEGLKFEGKENKELLNIIRPIGIEGENKMFNATRGINTHKGLIFSLGIIAAAAGLQHKETKKQKMDIDDICHKVKDIAEGIVSRELGKLDNKDSLTYGEILYKNHGIKGIRGEAESGFSTVRYHSLPIFRELMKGEGNLNDNLVQVIFHLMTITEDVNILGRHGVDALEYVKSKAKEVLALGGIFTEKGKKKILEVDKDFIYRNISPGGSADLLAVTLMLYLLENYS is encoded by the coding sequence GTGTCTATAAATTATGGGTTTTGTGAGTATATTAGTGAAATAGCTATTAAATCCATGTTACTGGAAGTCGCCGCTACACCCAAGCCAGGTCTTGTAGATCGTAATAATTCGGGGGCTCATAAGGACATGGATTTTTATACATTTATGGAAAGCAGTGCATCCCAAGTATATACCTTCTACAATTGTGCACTAGAAGGATTAAAATTTGAAGGCAAAGAAAATAAAGAGTTATTAAATATTATTCGTCCTATAGGTATTGAGGGGGAGAATAAAATGTTTAATGCAACTAGGGGCATCAATACCCATAAAGGCTTGATATTTTCATTAGGAATTATTGCAGCAGCTGCAGGATTACAGCATAAAGAAACAAAAAAACAAAAAATGGATATAGACGATATTTGCCACAAAGTGAAGGATATAGCAGAAGGCATTGTCAGCAGAGAGCTAGGGAAATTAGACAATAAGGATTCTTTAACCTATGGAGAGATATTATATAAAAATCATGGTATCAAAGGAATTCGAGGAGAAGCAGAATCAGGTTTTTCAACCGTAAGATACCACTCTTTACCCATATTTCGAGAGCTTATGAAAGGGGAAGGCAATTTAAACGACAACCTAGTACAGGTTATATTTCATCTTATGACTATTACAGAAGATGTAAACATATTAGGAAGACATGGCGTAGACGCACTAGAATATGTTAAATCAAAAGCAAAGGAAGTATTAGCTCTAGGTGGTATATTCACAGAGAAAGGCAAGAAAAAAATTCTTGAAGTAGATAAGGATTTTATTTATAGAAATATTAGTCCTGGAGGCTCTGCAGATCTTTTAGCTGTTACATTAATGCTCTACCTTTTGGAAAATTATTCCTAA
- the citX gene encoding citrate lyase holo-[acyl-carrier protein] synthase, with amino-acid sequence MINNILQDREKRYCEILSLIIKYSMPVVCGKINYPGDNKNTIEAQSAFRILQQLLRERFTENSKHIQVLSGHDGSSILIATNFKSLEAKKIAVSLEANHSLGRIFDIDVYETDGSPISRESLGIESRRCIICSDDARICMRTGCHSLQEVVDRVNQLIHYNI; translated from the coding sequence TTGATTAATAATATTTTACAAGATAGAGAGAAGAGATATTGTGAAATACTATCTTTAATAATCAAATATTCAATGCCTGTAGTTTGTGGCAAAATAAATTACCCTGGAGATAACAAAAACACTATTGAAGCCCAAAGTGCTTTTAGAATTTTGCAGCAGCTATTAAGGGAAAGATTTACTGAAAATAGTAAGCATATACAGGTATTATCTGGTCATGACGGAAGTAGTATATTAATTGCAACTAATTTTAAATCACTGGAAGCTAAAAAAATTGCAGTATCCTTAGAAGCAAATCATTCACTAGGCAGAATATTTGATATAGATGTTTATGAAACAGATGGAAGTCCTATAAGCAGAGAAAGCTTAGGTATTGAATCAAGAAGATGCATTATTTGTAGCGATGATGCTAGGATATGCATGAGAACAGGATGCCATAGCCTTCAGGAAGTCGTAGACAGGGTCAATCAATTAATTCATTATAATATATAA
- the citC gene encoding [citrate (pro-3S)-lyase] ligase, whose product MYSIKIGNIDLNTDERLKVESFLSTFNLLLDKDVEHTIVARYGDEIIGTCSSAGKILKCFAVSEKFREQGIASKLITYLTDQLFDKGIYETFIFTEPKNLSLFKELNYSEVERVEEVALLEGGMSNVNRYVEKMFKDSGLDKRKRAALVMNCNPFTLGHRYLIERASIENDEVVVFIVEEDRSLFPFEVRKKLVKAGTEDLNNVHVLSGGSYIISSATFPSYFLRQEDIKMDAYAKLDAEIFGKYIRPAFNIEKRYVGTEPYCSITNGYNEALINILPKHGIEVVEVNRLNSENIPISASYVRRLIKTEDYYILKNLVPKVTYDYLMSTQARPIIEKAKRSETPH is encoded by the coding sequence ATGTATAGTATCAAAATTGGGAATATTGATTTAAATACTGATGAAAGGTTAAAAGTTGAGAGCTTCCTATCAACTTTTAATCTGCTTTTAGATAAAGATGTAGAGCATACAATTGTAGCAAGGTATGGGGATGAAATAATAGGAACCTGCTCTAGTGCTGGGAAAATATTAAAGTGTTTTGCCGTAAGTGAAAAATTTCGAGAGCAAGGCATAGCTTCTAAGCTTATAACTTATCTTACGGATCAACTTTTTGACAAGGGGATTTATGAAACCTTTATATTCACAGAGCCTAAAAACCTTTCTTTATTTAAAGAGCTTAATTATAGCGAAGTGGAAAGGGTGGAGGAAGTTGCTTTATTAGAGGGTGGCATGTCTAATGTTAATAGATATGTGGAAAAAATGTTTAAGGATAGTGGCTTAGATAAAAGGAAAAGAGCGGCTCTTGTGATGAACTGCAATCCTTTTACTTTAGGTCATAGATATCTAATAGAAAGGGCATCTATAGAAAATGATGAAGTAGTTGTTTTTATTGTTGAAGAGGATCGTTCTCTATTTCCCTTTGAAGTAAGAAAAAAACTAGTGAAAGCAGGAACAGAGGACTTGAACAATGTCCATGTTTTGTCTGGTGGTAGCTATATTATTTCATCTGCTACCTTTCCATCCTATTTTTTAAGACAAGAAGATATAAAGATGGATGCTTATGCTAAACTAGATGCAGAGATATTTGGCAAATACATAAGACCTGCCTTCAATATAGAAAAGAGGTATGTAGGAACAGAACCCTATTGTAGCATTACAAATGGATACAATGAAGCCCTAATAAATATATTGCCAAAGCATGGCATAGAAGTAGTAGAAGTTAACAGATTAAATTCAGAAAACATACCTATCAGTGCTTCATATGTAAGAAGACTCATTAAAACTGAAGACTATTATATATTAAAAAATCTAGTTCCTAAAGTTACCTATGATTATTTAATGTCCACTCAGGCTAGACCAATTATAGAAAAAGCTAAAAGGAGTGAAACTCCCCATTGA
- a CDS encoding H-type small acid-soluble spore protein: MDNKRAKEIVSSPVMVNVTYDGIPVYIDSVNEGNNTAKIHFLNQPDSKQEVSITNLVEH, from the coding sequence ATGGATAACAAACGTGCAAAAGAAATTGTTTCTTCACCTGTTATGGTTAATGTCACATATGATGGTATTCCAGTTTATATCGACTCAGTAAACGAAGGTAATAATACAGCTAAAATTCACTTCCTTAATCAACCAGATTCTAAGCAAGAAGTATCTATTACAAATTTGGTAGAACATTAA
- a CDS encoding type II toxin-antitoxin system RelE family toxin, with protein sequence MKYQVLYTKKAIKQLSKIDVNQRHIILAWIEKNLVGIDNPKIHGKALKGNLRVYWRYRIGDYRIITEINDDEIKIIVVGIGHRKDIYERL encoded by the coding sequence ATGAAATACCAAGTTTTATATACAAAAAAAGCAATAAAACAATTATCAAAAATAGACGTGAATCAAAGGCATATAATCTTAGCATGGATAGAAAAGAATTTGGTAGGAATAGATAATCCTAAGATTCATGGAAAAGCCTTAAAAGGAAATTTGAGAGTCTACTGGAGATATAGAATTGGGGATTATAGAATAATAACAGAAATAAATGATGATGAAATTAAAATAATAGTAGTGGGAATAGGCCATAGAAAAGATATTTATGAAAGGCTTTAA
- a CDS encoding diguanylate cyclase yields the protein MREEFYKRVIYNSPIGYAYHKIVCDSKGNPCDYEYIEINNAFEKYTGFKAEDIIGKRISEVLPQIYESEFNWVGIYGNIALNGGEEEYEQYFEPFGKWYKIQVYSPEKYYFITSIIEITKQKLLHEKLESSERMLWNVMDTIPTRIFWKGLDFKYLGCSKSFARDAGFSSSKEVIGKDDYEMSWRKLADIYHKEDQYVFETGCSMLDYEQCLINSDGETRFLRTSKIPLYDNNNNIYGMMGIYEDITERKKSEELLKESQLRYEQLAEASRSVAWEVDKKGMYTYISPVCEKVFGYKPEEVIGKMYFYDLAMEEDREEIMEHGYAVLKQKGILSDYEYRIKNKNNKVIWLLSNGFPILDEHGEVLAFRGIDIDITYLKEIEDKIRYLSFHDQLTGLYNRRFFEEELKRLDTERNLPLSLAMIDVNGLKLVNDAFGHKSGDRMLKKVGQIIKKECRTDDIIARIGGDEFVILLPKTNYSDAVIILDRIHKAVEKENIEAINLSISYGCDTKRKKSESMEDVFKIAETNMYKLKTSQRTNLRRETIKIILEKLFHEIPLEEMHSNGVSQISVSIGKALGLNELELNKLKMSGLLHDIGKIAIDKDIIIKIELLEESERTEIKRHPEVSYSILSSSNEYSIFAEDVLYHHERYDGNGYPKGLKGEEIPLNSRIIAVADAYDSMTNDRPYRKAKEKSEVIKILKEEAGKQFDPRIVKVFLDKVIGE from the coding sequence ATGAGAGAAGAGTTTTATAAACGTGTAATTTATAATTCGCCTATAGGATATGCTTATCATAAAATAGTATGCGATTCTAAAGGCAACCCTTGTGACTATGAATATATTGAGATTAATAATGCCTTTGAGAAATACACAGGATTTAAAGCTGAAGATATCATAGGCAAAAGAATTAGTGAAGTATTACCTCAAATATATGAAAGTGAATTTAACTGGGTTGGAATCTATGGGAATATTGCTCTAAATGGTGGAGAGGAAGAATACGAGCAGTATTTTGAGCCTTTTGGCAAATGGTATAAAATTCAGGTTTATTCACCAGAAAAATATTACTTTATTACTAGCATTATTGAAATTACAAAACAAAAATTATTACATGAAAAGCTAGAATCATCTGAAAGAATGCTATGGAATGTAATGGATACCATTCCCACTAGAATATTTTGGAAGGGATTAGATTTTAAATATTTAGGTTGTAGCAAAAGCTTTGCAAGGGATGCAGGATTCTCCTCGTCAAAAGAAGTCATTGGCAAGGATGACTATGAAATGAGTTGGAGAAAGCTTGCGGATATATATCATAAAGAAGACCAATATGTTTTTGAAACAGGTTGTTCCATGCTCGACTATGAACAATGTCTAATTAATAGTGATGGAGAAACAAGATTCCTTAGAACTAGTAAAATTCCTTTATACGATAACAATAATAATATATATGGTATGATGGGAATTTATGAAGATATAACAGAGCGAAAAAAATCAGAAGAATTGCTTAAAGAAAGTCAATTGAGATATGAGCAGCTAGCAGAGGCTAGTCGTTCTGTCGCTTGGGAAGTAGATAAAAAAGGGATGTATACTTATATTAGTCCTGTTTGTGAAAAGGTATTTGGATACAAACCAGAAGAAGTTATAGGTAAAATGTACTTTTATGATTTAGCCATGGAAGAAGATAGAGAGGAAATTATGGAGCATGGTTATGCTGTGCTAAAACAAAAAGGAATTCTTTCTGACTATGAATATAGAATAAAGAATAAAAACAATAAGGTTATTTGGTTATTGAGCAATGGGTTTCCTATCTTAGATGAGCATGGAGAAGTATTAGCTTTTCGTGGAATAGATATTGATATTACCTATCTCAAAGAGATTGAAGATAAAATAAGATACTTGAGCTTCCACGATCAATTAACAGGGCTGTATAATCGAAGGTTTTTTGAGGAAGAATTAAAAAGATTAGACACAGAGAGAAATCTACCTTTGAGCTTAGCAATGATTGACGTAAATGGGCTAAAGCTCGTAAATGATGCTTTTGGTCATAAATCAGGAGATAGGATGTTAAAAAAGGTTGGACAAATAATTAAAAAAGAATGTAGGACTGATGACATTATAGCTAGAATTGGTGGAGATGAATTTGTCATATTATTGCCAAAAACAAACTACTCTGATGCAGTAATAATTCTGGACAGAATTCATAAGGCAGTTGAAAAAGAAAACATTGAAGCTATCAATCTATCTATTTCATATGGTTGTGATACTAAAAGAAAAAAAAGCGAGAGCATGGAGGATGTTTTTAAGATAGCTGAAACTAATATGTATAAGCTTAAAACTTCACAACGTACAAACTTGCGTAGGGAGACAATAAAAATAATCCTTGAGAAACTATTTCATGAGATACCTTTAGAAGAAATGCATTCAAATGGAGTAAGTCAAATTAGTGTAAGTATTGGCAAGGCACTAGGATTAAACGAGTTAGAATTAAACAAATTAAAGATGTCTGGATTATTACATGATATTGGGAAAATTGCCATAGATAAAGACATTATTATAAAGATAGAGCTGCTAGAGGAAAGCGAAAGGACAGAAATAAAAAGGCATCCAGAAGTAAGCTATTCTATCCTAAGCTCTTCAAATGAATACAGCATATTTGCTGAAGATGTACTATATCATCATGAGAGATATGATGGAAATGGATACCCTAAAGGATTAAAAGGTGAAGAGATACCATTAAATTCTCGGATAATAGCTGTTGCAGATGCCTATGATTCTATGACTAATGATAGACCCTATAGAAAGGCTAAAGAGAAAAGTGAAGTTATTAAAATTTTAAAAGAAGAAGCAGGAAAGCAATTTGATCCTAGAATAGTAAAAGTATTTTTGGATAAGGTTATAGGGGAGTGA
- a CDS encoding DNA alkylation repair protein, translated as MDIFKLFYDNRNEEQAEPMAKYMKNLFPFLGLKKPERGALSKDFFNKRKKDSEIDWDFIFKCYHMSEREFQYLAIDYMEKVINLFVPDDMDNIEKLLITKSWWDSVDAINKIVGHIAMKYPEVKEDVILQWIESDNIWLNRISIIFQLRYKENTDTSFLSKAILQNSQTGEFFIDKAIGWALREYSKTDRDWVKNFIESHYLSKLSIREGSKYI; from the coding sequence ATGGATATATTCAAGTTGTTTTATGACAATAGAAACGAAGAACAAGCAGAGCCTATGGCTAAATATATGAAAAATCTATTTCCTTTTCTAGGTCTTAAAAAACCAGAAAGAGGGGCTTTATCTAAGGATTTTTTTAATAAGAGGAAAAAAGACAGTGAAATTGATTGGGATTTTATATTCAAATGCTACCATATGTCTGAAAGGGAGTTTCAATATTTAGCAATAGATTATATGGAAAAAGTAATTAATTTATTTGTACCAGATGATATGGACAATATAGAGAAACTATTAATTACAAAATCTTGGTGGGATAGTGTAGATGCTATAAATAAAATAGTAGGCCATATAGCAATGAAATATCCAGAAGTAAAGGAAGATGTAATTTTACAATGGATAGAGTCAGATAATATTTGGCTAAATCGAATAAGTATTATTTTTCAACTTAGATATAAAGAAAATACAGATACTAGCTTTTTAAGCAAAGCAATATTACAGAACTCTCAAACTGGAGAATTTTTTATAGATAAGGCTATAGGCTGGGCTTTAAGAGAATATTCAAAAACAGATAGGGATTGGGTAAAGAATTTTATCGAGAGTCATTATCTATCTAAGCTAAGTATAAGAGAAGGAAGCAAATATATATAG
- a CDS encoding tryptophan-rich sensory protein codes for MKNSNSKAYIKVLVTITYIAMVVVNALANIIPINGQNTGEVSDSYPNLFAPAGYTFSIWGLIYLLLGAYTLYQLGFFGNKNNHMIDSLLNKIGFYFSVSSIANVFWIFAWHYDFIGVSLSLMIIILISLIIINRILKQEEIKTREKLFIRLPFSVYFGWITVATIANVTTWLVSINWNGFGISEVAWTVIVLLVGIIIGILTLLDNNDVNYGLVIIWAYVGILVKHISRDGFAGQYPAVIITTSICITLCLVAILYSLITSRNQMKRKYSK; via the coding sequence GTGAAAAATAGCAATTCAAAAGCCTATATAAAAGTTCTTGTGACAATAACCTATATTGCCATGGTAGTTGTAAATGCGCTAGCTAATATTATACCTATTAACGGACAAAATACAGGAGAAGTTTCAGATTCATATCCAAATTTATTTGCACCTGCAGGTTACACATTTAGTATATGGGGACTTATATACTTACTTCTAGGAGCCTATACATTATATCAACTAGGATTTTTTGGAAATAAAAATAATCATATGATAGATAGCTTATTAAATAAAATAGGATTTTATTTTTCTGTTTCTTCTATAGCAAATGTATTTTGGATTTTTGCTTGGCATTATGATTTTATAGGAGTATCATTATCATTAATGATTATTATTCTTATTTCTTTGATAATAATTAATAGAATATTAAAACAAGAAGAAATTAAAACAAGAGAAAAACTTTTCATAAGACTTCCATTTAGCGTTTACTTTGGATGGATAACCGTGGCAACTATTGCAAATGTAACTACTTGGCTAGTAAGTATTAATTGGAACGGCTTTGGAATCTCAGAAGTGGCTTGGACTGTAATTGTACTGTTAGTTGGAATCATAATAGGAATATTAACCTTACTAGATAATAATGATGTAAATTATGGGCTAGTAATTATCTGGGCTTATGTAGGGATATTAGTAAAGCATATATCAAGGGATGGATTTGCAGGACAATATCCAGCCGTAATTATTACTACATCTATATGTATAACCCTTTGCTTAGTAGCTATATTGTATTCTTTAATCACTTCTAGAAACCAAATGAAAAGAAAATATAGTAAATAA
- a CDS encoding GNAT family N-acetyltransferase — protein sequence MKFRKATEADIDSIMEIINQAQTWFKEQGINQWQNNYPNPEIIKKDIDNSYGYILLKDNVVVSYVALIFDGEITYNSIYNGEWISNDKYAVIHRMAVESSYKGQGLASVIFNYVEELCYEKKVHSIKVDTHEDNIPMQKLLYKNGFQYCGIIYLEDKSKRIAFEKILIKGA from the coding sequence ATGAAGTTTAGAAAAGCAACTGAAGCAGATATTGATAGTATTATGGAAATTATAAATCAGGCTCAGACTTGGTTTAAGGAGCAGGGCATTAACCAATGGCAGAATAATTACCCTAATCCTGAAATAATAAAAAAGGATATTGATAATAGTTATGGATATATTTTATTAAAGGATAATGTTGTAGTTAGCTATGTAGCTCTTATTTTTGATGGAGAAATAACCTATAACTCTATTTATAATGGAGAATGGATAAGCAATGATAAATATGCAGTTATACATAGAATGGCTGTAGAGTCTAGCTATAAAGGGCAAGGTTTAGCCTCTGTAATTTTTAATTATGTAGAAGAGCTTTGCTATGAAAAGAAGGTACATAGTATTAAAGTAGATACACATGAAGATAATATACCTATGCAGAAACTGCTGTATAAAAATGGATTCCAGTATTGTGGAATAATTTACTTAGAGGATAAGAGTAAAAGAATTGCCTTTGAGAAAATATTAATAAAAGGTGCTTAA
- the relB gene encoding type II toxin-antitoxin system RelB family antitoxin, with translation MSTITVRLNEEEAKIFNEYAKLHGVPLSTLFKKTLEEKMEDELDMQIIKEYEKSLENGYTETFTHEEVKKMLGM, from the coding sequence ATGAGTACTATTACTGTAAGATTGAACGAGGAAGAAGCAAAAATATTTAATGAATATGCAAAATTACATGGGGTTCCATTGTCAACTTTATTCAAAAAAACCCTTGAAGAAAAAATGGAAGATGAACTTGATATGCAGATTATAAAAGAATATGAAAAAAGTCTGGAAAATGGCTATACTGAAACCTTTACCCATGAAGAAGTCAAAAAAATGCTAGGTATGTAA
- a CDS encoding acetate uptake transporter: protein MVKNQTENIKIVTADPSALGLFGLAMVTLVASSQKLGITTGLSFVIPWAIFLGAFAQLLACIGDSKKNNVFGTTAFGGYAFFWMGMAVSWMIKMGVFGEKLALNVDPKQLGFAFLGYLIFSIFMTIGAMETHKVLFIIFFFIDLLFIGLTLDSFGIMGELPHKLAAYSELIIAILSFYGSAASVLNEHFGKIFLPVGKPFGIFK from the coding sequence ATGGTAAAAAATCAAACAGAAAACATCAAAATTGTAACTGCAGATCCATCAGCACTAGGTCTTTTTGGATTGGCAATGGTAACATTAGTCGCATCATCACAGAAGCTAGGTATAACAACTGGGTTATCCTTTGTAATTCCTTGGGCAATATTTTTAGGTGCTTTTGCGCAACTACTTGCTTGCATTGGTGACTCTAAGAAAAATAATGTCTTTGGTACAACGGCTTTTGGAGGATATGCATTCTTTTGGATGGGAATGGCTGTATCTTGGATGATAAAAATGGGAGTATTTGGTGAAAAATTAGCTTTAAATGTGGATCCAAAACAATTAGGCTTTGCATTCTTAGGCTATTTGATATTCTCTATATTTATGACTATAGGTGCTATGGAGACACACAAGGTATTGTTTATTATTTTCTTCTTTATTGATTTATTATTTATAGGACTTACCCTTGACAGCTTTGGCATTATGGGCGAGCTTCCACATAAATTAGCAGCTTATTCAGAACTAATCATAGCTATTTTGTCTTTTTATGGTTCAGCTGCTTCAGTACTAAATGAACACTTTGGAAAGATATTTTTACCAGTAGGAAAACCCTTTGGTATTTTCAAATAA